DNA sequence from the Deinococcus planocerae genome:
TGCGGGGAGCGAGGCCCTACGTGACCGGCGACCCCCCGGGCCGCGTGAACTGGCGGCTCTCGGCGCGCACGGGAGACCTCACCGTCCGCGAACTCGACCGGACGGCGGCGAGCAGCGTGACCGTCTTCCTCGACCTGAACGGCCCCCCGGTGTACGTGGACAGCGCCGTGAGATTGGGAGCGAGCCTGGTGCAGGAGGCGCTGGCCCTCGACCTCCCCGCGGGCGTCGCCACGAGCGCCGGGGCCACGCCGACCGGGCGCACGCCCGAGACGCTGCGGGCCGCCCTGCGCCGCCTCGCCGGGGCCGCGCCCGACCTGGGGCCATCCGTCATCCCGCCCGTCCGCGCCGGGGGCAACCTGATCGTCCTGACCCAGCGCGCGGGCCCTGCCCTCGTCGAGCAAGCCCTGCGTGCCCGCGCCACCGCCTCCCGCGTGGTGATCGTCGCCGTCCCCGAGGGCTTCTACCTCGAACCCGGGGAGACGCCCAGGCGCCAGTGGGTCGGGGCGCCGGACACGGTGCGCGAACTGGAACGCCGGGCCGGGGTGCTGGCCG
Encoded proteins:
- a CDS encoding DUF58 domain-containing protein, producing MAAVLAVVLAAFLIGRRPPRVTLTREFPGQGFEGTRLPYRVRVEVETRWPLRIVVEDPTPLAVVAGEAFALGGLTVGRSVAERATTLTLNRRGEYAWEGGTLRWADPLGLFWHTAPLNVPARLEVYPGTHGLILPDLLRPVLSEGTLSRTLGLEDPISLRGARPYVTGDPPGRVNWRLSARTGDLTVRELDRTAASSVTVFLDLNGPPVYVDSAVRLGASLVQEALALDLPAGVATSAGATPTGRTPETLRAALRRLAGAAPDLGPSVIPPVRAGGNLIVLTQRAGPALVEQALRARATASRVVIVAVPEGFYLEPGETPRRQWVGAPDTVRELERRAGVLAEAGVLVFVLRGNQSVLRLGG